The nucleotide sequence GTGGGCAAGGGCCGTTGCACGGTCATTGACGCCTGGTGGCAGACCGAGACCGGCGGCCACATGATTGCGCCGTTCCCTGGCGCCACGCCCACCAAGCCTGGTTCGGCCACGGTGCCTTTCTATGGCATCCAGCCGGTGGTGCTCTCGCCCGAGGGCAAGCTCCAGGAGCAGACCAAGGCCGAAGGCGTTCTCGCCATCAAGGATAGCTGGCCGGCTCAGGCGCGCACCATCTGGGGCGATCATGGCCGGTTCGTCTCGACTTATTTCGAGACCTACAAGGGCTATTACTTCACCGGCGACGGCTGTCGCCGCGATGACGACGGCTATTACTGGATCACCGGCCGCGTGGACGACGTGCTCAACGTCTCCGGTCACCGCCTCGGCACGGCCGAAGTGGAGAGCGCGCTGGTGGCTCATCCGAAGGTTTCGGAAGCGGCCGTGGTTGGCTTCCCGCACGACATCAAGGGGCAGGGCATTTATTGCTATGTCACGCTGATGGCCGGCGAGGAGTATGACGACGCCCTGCGCGGCGAGCTGCGCAACTGGGTTCGCAAGGAAATCGGCCCGATCGCATCGCCCGACTTCATCCAGTGGGCCCCCGGCCTGCCCAAGACCCGTTCGGGCAAGATCATGCGCCGTATCCTGCGCAAGGTCGCCGAGAACGACTTTGGTGCGCTTGGCGATACCTCGACTCTGGCGGATCCGAGCGTCGTGGACGATCTGATCGCCAACCGGCAAAACAAGCCGGCGTAATCGGCTGATCCAACGAGACAAAAAGCGGGCGGCGCCTTCGATGAAGGGCCGCCCGTTTCAGTTTGTGACGGTCGATCGGTAGGCTGAGAACCGTCGTCCTGGAAGTCACGCATGAGCATTGACCGTAAGGGGCAGGGCGGCACCCCCTGTTCAGGGGATCATTGTCTTGCCGCCTTTATCCCGTCACTGTCGGCACATCGATTCCCCCGGAGTTTGCCCGTGCGCCGATATCTGTCGCTTGCCTTCGCCATCGTCGCCCTCGCTGGAGGGGCCCAGGCTGCAACGCTTGAAGACATGGCCGGACAGATGATTGTCGTGGGCTTCGAGGGCAGCAGCGCCAATGCGGCCAGCGTCAAGGCAATCGCCGGCGAACTGGAAGCGGGCCGTCTCGGCGGCGTCATGTATCTCAAGAAGAATGTTGCGAGCCTTGGTGCGGTCAAGGCGATGAACGCCCTTTTCCGCGGTTCGACCACAAGCCTGCCCCCTTTCATCACCCTCGATCAGGAGGGCGGTTCCGTTGAGCGTCTGACCAAGGATGTGGGCTTTACCGAAATTCCCAACGCGCGCTCGATTGCCGCCAGCAATTCGCCGCAGCAGGCCGAGGCCATCTACGCCCGCATGGCTGCCGGCATTGCCGACCTCGGGTTCTCGGTCAATTTCGGACCCGTGGCTGATCTCGACGTCAACCCGGACAACCAGGTCATCACCCGCTTCGGTCGTGCTTTTTCGGCAGATCCGGCCGTCGTCACCTCCTATGACGCAGCCTTCATCGAAGCGCATCACGCAGCTGGTCTCGTTACATCGCTGAAGCATTTCCCCGGCCATGGCTCGTCGACCGCGGATAGCCACGAGGGCTTTGTCGACATCACGCAGACCTGGTCTCCGGATGAGCTCGTCCCTTACAAGACGCTGATCGATCAGGGCTCTGCCGACATGGTCATGGTCGCCCATCTCTATCATGCCGACTATTCCGACGGGGACGAACAGAGCCCATCGTCACTGTCGCCGCGCTGGATCGAAGGTGTTCTGCGCAGCGAGCTCGGTTTTGATGGCGTGGTCATCAGCGATGATCTCGAAATGGGTGCTATTCGCGACCACTTCACGCTCGAAGAGACAGTGGTAAAGGCTGTCGAAGCGGGGATGGATGTTCTCCTCTTTTCCAACACGGCCTATCAGCGGCCCGGCCTCAACCAGGAGGTTCTGGACATCCTGCTGCGCGAAGCGGCAGCGGATCCTACCTTCGCCGAGCGCATCGAGCAGAGCTACAAGCGCATCGTGGCGCTGAAGTCGCGGATTAAATAGCCGCACTTCCCCCGGTTTTATGCGTCTGGCAGTTTTCTCGGCCGAGGCGCATAGCTAAGGTGTGCGCCTGTAATCGGAGACGAAACGGCAATGACGGATGACCGCCAAGTTCGGCAAACCCGGGCATTGTTCCTGTCTGACGTTCATCTGGGGATGAAACCGATCCGGACGCGGCAACTCATCGAGTTCCTGCGCTTCCATGATGCCCAGACCATTTATCTCGTCGGCGATATCCTCGACGGCTGGCGGCTGGCGAAGACCTGGCGCTGGCCCGAAGAGTACAATGAGCTGGCCCAGGTCCTGCTCGACAAGGCTCAGTCCGGTGTCCGCATCGTCTATCTGCCGGGCAATCACGACGAGTTCCTGCGCGAATATCTCGGGACCTATTTCGGCGGGATCGAGCTCGTCGACCGCACGGTTCACACCTCTGCCACCGGCCAGACCTATCTTGTCATCCATGGCGACCAGTTCGACGTGGTGGTGATGAACGCCAAGTGGCTCGCCCATGTCGGGGATTGGGCCTATAATTTTGCCCTGCGCGTCAACAGCGTCATCAATTGGGTGCGGCGCAAGCTGGGCCTGCAATATTGGTCGCTCAGCGCCTGGGCCAAGCAAAAGGTCAAGAACGCCGTCTCGGTGATCGGGCGCTTTGAAGAGGCGCTGGTGCATGAGGCCAAGCAGAGCGGCGTCGATGGCGTGATCTGCGGGCATATCCATTTCGCCGACATGCACGATCGGCTGGGCATCCACTACATCAACACCGGCGACTGGGTGGAAAGCTGCACGGCGGTGGTCGAAAACCCGGACGGCACATTCGAGTTGGTCAAATGGACCGAGATGGTGACGGGTGAGCCGCGACGCATGAAGAACCGCAGCATCGCAGAAGACTAGGCGCTCTTCCGGGACAGCATCGGTCGGGCCGGCGCGCAATTGCGCGTCGCTGTGCCCTCAGCCCTCTTGCTTTGTCTTGGCAACCGTTGCACGAAGACGAACGAGGCGCGGTTCTCGCGCCCGGAGTCATTTTCCATGCCGTCGGTCCTATCGCGCTCGGGTAGCCCCGAGACGCGCACTTCAGTTTATCAGTTTACCGTCTACTTGCCTGGCGCGGTTGCCACGGTGTTCCTGGGCATCTGGCTTAGCCAGCACGGCGTGCCCGCCGATCAGATCGGCATCATCAACGCCCTCCCTATGCTGGGACTGCTGCTCCTCAACATGATTGTCGGGCGGCTCGCCGATCGCGCAGACGATTGGCGTACAGCTATCATCATAATTTCCGTGGCGTCGGCCCTAGCGCCGATCGGACTTTATTTCGTCAGCGAATTCTGGGGCATACTGCTAATTTGGAGCCTCTGTTCCATCAGCAATGGCCTCGTGCCACCGGTTATCGACGCAGCTACTGTGCGTATGGCCCGCCGGAATGGTACGGACTTTGGTGCCATCCGCGTCTGGGCAACAGTCGGCTATGTCGTCGGCGTTGCCGGCATCGGTGTAGCGTTGACCGAATGGGGTTCGGGCAGCTTCATCATCCTCTATATTCTGATGACCGTAGTCCGGGCGCTGCTCGGTTTCTGGCTGCCGCGCTTCCGCGCGCCCAAGGCGAAGTCGACGCTGGCCGAGCCCGAACTGCAGGCTGTCACGGGAACGCGGCTGCGCGATTCCCTCAAACTGTGGTTCATCCTGCCGCTCGTAGCTTTCGCGCTGGTCAACTCGAGCAATGCGCTGATCGGCGCCTTCGCCGTTCTGCTCTGGAACCAGGGCGGTATCGCTGATGTCTATATCGGCCCTCTCCTGGCCGCCTCTGCCGCTGCCGAGGCTCTGGCCATGTTCCTGTGGCGCCGCTTCGGAGGAAAGATCACCGCCCGCAACATGATCCTTGCCGCAGCGATCGCCGGCTTGATCCGCTTTACCGTGATGGCCTTCGATCCGCCGGTGGAAGTGCTGTTCTTTGTCCAGATGCTGCACGCCTTCAGCTTCGGCATCGGCTATCTGGGCGTCGTCCACTTCATCGCCAACTGGACCAATGAGGGCAATGCCGCCGAAGCTCAGGGCTTTGCCAACATGCTGCAGCAGGGTGCATCGATGCTGGCGCTGGTGGCTTTCGGCTTCCTTGTCGAAATGTTTGGGGCAGGGGCATTCTTCTACTCGACCCTGACCAGCAGCATCGCCATCGTCTGTGTGCTGTTGTCCCTCAAGCTCCGCCCACCCAAGGACGCCGTGCTGCCGCGCTAATCCGGGAATGAGGCGACCGGTCCCGCCGGCTTGCCTCTCCCGGCGACCGGGCCCATGCCACATTTCTACCCGCAACAAAAAAGCCCCGGTCTGAACCGGGGCTCAGACTGCTGACAAACCCCTGGCTTTGGCCGGGGGTTTTTGATTCACTGGGGCATGTTGAAGAAACCCAGCCCTGAACAGACTGCCCTCGAGATGGTGACGCTCGATGGTCTGGTGCCGAAGGATCATTTGCTGCGCAAGATCGACGCGGTGATCGACTTTTCGTTTATTCATGATCGCGTCGCGGGGCTCTATTGCGCCGACAATGGCCGGCCCGCGCTTGATCCGACCTTGATGTTCAAGGCGCTCTTCATCGGCTACCTGTTTGGCGTGCGCTCCGAGCGCCAGCTGGTGCGCGAGATCGAGGTCAATGTCGCCTATCGCTGGTTCTTGCGCATGAAGCTGACGGATCGGGTGTTTGACGCCTCGACCCTGTCGCAGAACCGGCGCCGACGCTTCAACGACACGGATGTGGCGCAGGACATCTTTGATCACATCGTCGAGCAGGCGATCCGCCACGGACTGGTGGATGGTTCGGTGCTTTATACGGATTCGACCCATCTGAAGGCCAATGCCAACAAGGGCAAATATGATCTGCAGATGATCGAAAAGTCGCGCTCGGACTATTGGGCCGATCTCGACCGGGCGATCGAGGCAGAGCGGGCGCTGCATGGCCAAAAGCCCTTGAAGGACAAGGAGCGTGAACCGCAGGTCAAGGAAACCAAGGTCTCGCGCACCGACCCGGACGCCGGCTACATGGTGCGCGAGGGCAAGCCGAAGGGGTTCTTCTATCTCGATCATCGTACCGTCGATGGTCGCCATGCGATCATCACCGACACGCATGTGACGCCCGCCAATGTGCATGACTCGATCGTCTATCTCGACCGGCTGGATCGGCAGCGCCAGCGTTTCGACTTCGACGTTCAGGCCGTCGGGCTTGATGCCGGCTATGCCACGTCGGGCATCGCCAACGGGCTGGAGGCGCGCGGAATTCTGGGTGTCACCGGTTATCGCAACCCCACACCGCCGCGCCCTGGCATGATGCGCAAATCAAAGTTTGCCTATGACAGCGCGCAAGACGGCTATGTCTGCCCGCAGGGCCAGTTGCTTGCCTATGCCACCACAGATCGCAACGGCTATCGCCACTATCGTTCGGATCCAAAGATCTGCTGCGATTGCCCATTGCTTGCTTCCTGCACCTCCAACGCTGCCGCAACCCGTACGATCACCCGCCATGTCTGGGCCGACGCACGCGAGCGCACCGATCGGCATCGGCTGACGCCTTGGGGCAAGGCGATCTACAAGCGCCGCAAGGAGACGGTCGAGCGCTCCTTTGCCGACGCCAAACAGCTTCACGGACACCGCTATGCAAGGTTCCGAAGTCTGACACGCGTCGCCTACCAGTGCCTCCTGGCCGCCGCCGCCCAAAACATCAAGAAAATCGCCCTCGCGCTAACCAAAGCCCCCAAACCAAGCCTCGCATGAGGCGGGAGCCTTGTGCGCGCCAAATCTACCAGGCGCTTAAGCCGGCAAACCCAGCACAAAACAAAACCCCGCCCAAAAATGACGGGGTTTGTCAGTGGTCTGAGCCCCGGTCTGAACCGGGGCTTTTTCATTTCATTGGGTCCGCTCAGTTGAGGCGGCCGCTCGCGTGGGCGAGGGTGGTGTAGACCTTGCCGCGATCCGAGAGCAGGTACTCGCGGGTCTCTGCAGCAGGGCGCGGGCCGGCGGCTGCACGCTTCAGCAGCTGCTCGAAGTCGCCCATATAGGCCTGGGCGGTGCGCATGAAGTCCGCGTCGCGCTGCAGGCGCTTGCGCACTTCGTCATAAGTGCCCTGGCCGGTCAGCGTGTAGATGCGGCGCGAGAAGACATTGGACTCACCGGCCTGATAGCGGGCCCAGGCTTCGGACAGCGCAGCGTCATCAATGGCGCGGGCGATTTCCTCGGTCAGGGTCGAAAGGCCTTGCGGTGCCTGTGCGCTGGCCTGCTTAGCCGATGCGTTGCGGAGCACGTCACGCAGCCAGCCACCATTGTCGCCGGCCTGAGCCGGAGCTTCGGTGCGGGCTGCAGAAGCCGCCTGCTGTGCAGCCGGTGCGGGCGCCGGTGCCGGGGCAGGGGCCTGGACCGGTGCGGGAGCTGCTGCCGGTTCGGCCGGGCGAGCGCGGATCGGGTCGACCAGGGTCTGGGCGACCTGCGCGGGTTCTGGCTGGCGCGGGGCCGGAGCCGGATCGGGCTGGCGGATCGGAGCACGCGAAGCGGCGCGGCGATCGGTGACATCGTGCGTTGCGGGCTGGCCGCGGACGATCGCGTTGAGCTCGGAAAGCGCTTCGATCTGCTCGGCAACGACACGGCGCATGGCAGCAGCGCTGGCGCGAGTCTCTTCTGGCAGTTCGTTGACGCCACGTGCCAGTTCGGCGCGGGTCGCTTCGAGTTCGCCACCAACTTCGCGAGCCGTTTCGCGCATGGCGCGGGCGGTCTCGGCAAAGCGCTGTGTGGCGTCTTCGATGGCCTGCTGCGTTTCTGCGATCAGGCGGCGCTGCGCCTCCTGCAGGGCAGCACTGGTCCGGCGGCTCTCGCCATCGGCGGTTTCGCGGAAATCGCCGAGGCGGCCGGTGACCTGCTCGGTGGTTTCGTCGAGTGCCTTACGCACGACATCGGTCGACTGGTCGACGGCCTGACGCAGCTGCCCGGTGTTCGAGGCGATGGCGCCACGAACGGACTGGGTCGTGTCAGCGATTGTGTCAGCCAGCGTGCTGGTGGTCGAGGTGAGCACATCGGTAACGGTGCCGGCGGTCGACGCCAGAAGGTCGCTGACCTTGTTGGCGTTCTCTTCAAGAGCGGCATTGACCTGGTTGGTCTGGCCGGCGAGGGCCGAACGGACCGAGGTCGAGGTCTGGCTGAGGGCTGCGGCGGCAGCTTCAGCAGCGCGCTGGACGGCGGTGTCGACCTGAGCCGCGTTGGCGTCCAGGGTCTGAGTGAAGCGCTCATTGGTGGAGAAGAGCGCGTCATTGACGTTGGTGGTTGCCGTTTCGAGCGCCTGGGTGATGGCCTGGGTGCTCTGGCCCAGCGTATCGGTGACCTGGAAGCTCGTGGCCTGCAGAGCTTCGTCCATGGCGCGGCGAGCCCCGATGAGACGACGTTCGGTTTCCTGAACGGTGTCGGAGATCGACTGGGCGAACATGCGCATGCGGCCGTCGATATCGTCGGCCTTGCTGGCGAAGCTCTCGGCAAGGGCTTCCATGGCGCCACGGCGTTCCTCGAGGGTTTCGAGGGCCGTGCCGCTGGTGGATTCGAGGGCGCGGGACGCCTGGTTCATGCTCACCACTTCGACGTCGAGGCGGCCGAGGATGGACGCAAACTCGTCGACCATGGCGCGGATGGTCTGCTGCAGGGCGCCGACATGCTGGCCAACGAGAACGCCGGCCTCTTCGGTCTGGCCCATGGCTTCGCGCATGGTGCCGGCGTAGCTGGCGGTCTGCTGGGCGATGCTGGTTTCGAGCGTGGCGAGGTTGGTGGTCGACGCATCCAGCACATGCTGCAGCAGCATGTTGGAATCGTTGAGCTTGCTGAGCGCCGTGGTGACATCGCCGAGAATGCGCGAGGTCGACACCGACATGAGTTCTTCGGCTTCCCGAGCATTGTCGGAGAGAGCGTCGCGCAGGATGTTGCCGTGACCGCGCAGCGCATTCTGCAGCTCGGCCGAGCGTTCGTTGACGAGGGCGGCGAAGGCTGCGGTGTGGTTGGACACCGAGCGGTTGATTTCGCCCAGGCGCTCTTCGATCGAGGTGACGCTGTCGACGGCCTTGACCGTGACGATCTCGTCGATGTTGTGCGCCGCCATGCGGAACTGGTCGAGGGCCGAGCGCACGGCGATATCCATGCGGGTCGCGGTGTTCTCGACATCGGCCGCAATGGTGTGGGTCGCTGCGGTGATGCGGGTCGCGATGGTTTCCTCGATGCGGTCGGCGCCAGCTTCGAGGTCAGCCATGGACTGGGTGATCGAGGTGTTGATCGAGGAGTTGAGCGACGCCAGGCGTTCGGCCGTAATGTCGGCGCGGGCAGTGATGGCCTCGGGCAGGGTGCCCAGGCGCTGGTCGACGAGGTCGATCATGGACTGGCGCGCGGCATTGACGCCGGTTTCGACGATCTCGGTGGCCTTGCGGACATTGTCCTGGAAGTTGACGCTGGCCGCGTCCATGCGGCTCGTCACATTGCGTTCGCTCTCGTCCACGCGGGCGAGGGCGGTTTCGACGCCGGCGGTGAGTGCGCCACTGATCTCGCCGACACGGCTCGACACGGTCGAGGACATGTCATCGAGACGCGTGGCCATGGTCTCGGTAGCGGTGCGCAGCGATGCATCGATAGCTTCGCGGGCGGCAGCGCTG is from Devosia sp. SD17-2 and encodes:
- a CDS encoding glycoside hydrolase family 3 N-terminal domain-containing protein, whose protein sequence is MRRYLSLAFAIVALAGGAQAATLEDMAGQMIVVGFEGSSANAASVKAIAGELEAGRLGGVMYLKKNVASLGAVKAMNALFRGSTTSLPPFITLDQEGGSVERLTKDVGFTEIPNARSIAASNSPQQAEAIYARMAAGIADLGFSVNFGPVADLDVNPDNQVITRFGRAFSADPAVVTSYDAAFIEAHHAAGLVTSLKHFPGHGSSTADSHEGFVDITQTWSPDELVPYKTLIDQGSADMVMVAHLYHADYSDGDEQSPSSLSPRWIEGVLRSELGFDGVVISDDLEMGAIRDHFTLEETVVKAVEAGMDVLLFSNTAYQRPGLNQEVLDILLREAAADPTFAERIEQSYKRIVALKSRIK
- a CDS encoding UDP-2,3-diacylglucosamine diphosphatase; translated protein: MTDDRQVRQTRALFLSDVHLGMKPIRTRQLIEFLRFHDAQTIYLVGDILDGWRLAKTWRWPEEYNELAQVLLDKAQSGVRIVYLPGNHDEFLREYLGTYFGGIELVDRTVHTSATGQTYLVIHGDQFDVVVMNAKWLAHVGDWAYNFALRVNSVINWVRRKLGLQYWSLSAWAKQKVKNAVSVIGRFEEALVHEAKQSGVDGVICGHIHFADMHDRLGIHYINTGDWVESCTAVVENPDGTFELVKWTEMVTGEPRRMKNRSIAED
- a CDS encoding MFS transporter, giving the protein MPSVLSRSGSPETRTSVYQFTVYLPGAVATVFLGIWLSQHGVPADQIGIINALPMLGLLLLNMIVGRLADRADDWRTAIIIISVASALAPIGLYFVSEFWGILLIWSLCSISNGLVPPVIDAATVRMARRNGTDFGAIRVWATVGYVVGVAGIGVALTEWGSGSFIILYILMTVVRALLGFWLPRFRAPKAKSTLAEPELQAVTGTRLRDSLKLWFILPLVAFALVNSSNALIGAFAVLLWNQGGIADVYIGPLLAASAAAEALAMFLWRRFGGKITARNMILAAAIAGLIRFTVMAFDPPVEVLFFVQMLHAFSFGIGYLGVVHFIANWTNEGNAAEAQGFANMLQQGASMLALVAFGFLVEMFGAGAFFYSTLTSSIAIVCVLLSLKLRPPKDAVLPR
- a CDS encoding IS1182 family transposase; this encodes MLKKPSPEQTALEMVTLDGLVPKDHLLRKIDAVIDFSFIHDRVAGLYCADNGRPALDPTLMFKALFIGYLFGVRSERQLVREIEVNVAYRWFLRMKLTDRVFDASTLSQNRRRRFNDTDVAQDIFDHIVEQAIRHGLVDGSVLYTDSTHLKANANKGKYDLQMIEKSRSDYWADLDRAIEAERALHGQKPLKDKEREPQVKETKVSRTDPDAGYMVREGKPKGFFYLDHRTVDGRHAIITDTHVTPANVHDSIVYLDRLDRQRQRFDFDVQAVGLDAGYATSGIANGLEARGILGVTGYRNPTPPRPGMMRKSKFAYDSAQDGYVCPQGQLLAYATTDRNGYRHYRSDPKICCDCPLLASCTSNAAATRTITRHVWADARERTDRHRLTPWGKAIYKRRKETVERSFADAKQLHGHRYARFRSLTRVAYQCLLAAAAQNIKKIALALTKAPKPSLA